A portion of the Bdellovibrionales bacterium CG10_big_fil_rev_8_21_14_0_10_45_34 genome contains these proteins:
- the smc gene encoding chromosome segregation protein SMC: MRIKKLELIGFKSFKDRTVIQFDAGITGIVGPNGCGKSNIIDALIWVMGEQSAKHLRGSSMEDVIFGGAEGHPASGFAEVSLVLENEGGPFPAKYSHLTEVQITRRLSRSGESDYLINREAARLRDIQEVFMDTGAGAKGFSIIEQGAIGKIITAKPDDRRTLIEEAAGITKFKVRKRESQRKLQATDQNLVRLNDIVGELKRQIDSLQRQAKKAERYREVKQEIEKLELKLASEKFRELNAILNDSESILVESEDQEGQVKTQVESLAAKLEELKLSLLEREKNLETAQAIFHDFQLQVQKKESEIQRLGFEVEQAQRQEIMQDSLRSDLLKKQKDYEASKAQLYQTLSETTEILEGANARFDAIKLEVEEAESKTQELDDDLTTKRRELMTLGQGETQFKLQIENANEKIQELEQRLRDAAGVAGEIDQKLQVAQNRKNELITQNSTQVSSLAEVNVDREAKSSQKLDKELDIEQSERELTAMRSQLTEVAGKLYGLENLQQGFEGFEEGVKALLLWRRSEIEKHPDGGLSSFRPVTEIIEVPENLELAMEAALGTRIQSVITTDSADLKNAVGFLKNQQSGRGLFASKEWMSERGHTLAAQSDELWQKATAEDGDLSKGLRLVDSVKANQEYAPLIKSWLGRVVVVDTLEEALEGSKKHAEFTYVTFDGDVVEASGVVIGGAKEAADSGALKRKREVRELSLKKQELSAKAALIEEVIRKQKEELSTLSTEMEVLSDKKRKLEIEVEHGGREIERANIEIDQVTRAVERQAKEVTQLTEQVNSTQAKIADWQQRLAEILARKVELETHCQSLEVEYLSERDRLDELKDKSTNAQVEFVEKKERNDAAKRQLETVERDLSEVTERLGSMIEQSEKNRESATDHEIALRETRTLLHQLIDEAQAQQLRVSSLKNDFETLSSEIRSKDSELSQLRSSHSEWLTRLNDSKFKAEQARMNLANIREQILEKYVLELEQIEAQYCIDESETLDLLKEKLEELKDRARKMGEVNLSSITEYEEVSARYEFLIKQQQDLNDAKEQLRKVIDRINRICSRRFKETFEAVNERFQRVFPVLFGGGEAQLILIENEVSGEMGIDIIAKPPGKKPQSVTLLSGGEKALTAVSLIFSIFLVKPSPFCLLDEVDAPLDDANVYRFGDLVREMAKRSQIIVITHNKHTMEINEKLYGVTQEERGVSKMVSVSLQQAQEVIA; the protein is encoded by the coding sequence TTGAGAATCAAGAAATTAGAGTTGATAGGCTTTAAGTCCTTTAAAGATAGAACTGTTATCCAATTTGATGCAGGTATTACAGGAATCGTTGGGCCCAACGGTTGCGGCAAGTCCAATATTATCGATGCACTTATTTGGGTCATGGGCGAGCAATCAGCAAAACATCTTCGCGGCTCTAGTATGGAGGATGTGATCTTTGGCGGAGCCGAAGGGCACCCGGCATCGGGCTTTGCCGAAGTTTCGCTTGTTCTAGAAAACGAGGGTGGCCCGTTCCCGGCAAAGTACTCCCACTTAACCGAAGTGCAAATCACAAGAAGGCTTTCAAGAAGCGGGGAGTCTGACTATTTGATCAACCGCGAAGCGGCTAGGCTGAGAGATATTCAAGAAGTTTTTATGGACACTGGAGCCGGTGCCAAAGGGTTCAGTATTATCGAGCAGGGCGCCATCGGTAAGATCATCACGGCCAAACCTGACGACCGCAGAACTCTTATTGAAGAAGCTGCTGGGATCACAAAATTTAAAGTGCGAAAACGCGAGAGCCAAAGAAAGCTCCAAGCGACAGATCAAAATCTCGTTCGCCTCAATGACATTGTGGGTGAACTGAAGAGGCAAATCGATAGCTTGCAGCGCCAAGCAAAAAAAGCAGAGCGGTACCGAGAGGTAAAGCAAGAGATTGAAAAATTAGAACTCAAGCTCGCCTCAGAAAAATTTAGAGAACTCAACGCTATACTCAATGATTCTGAGAGCATTCTTGTAGAGTCAGAAGATCAAGAGGGCCAAGTAAAGACTCAAGTGGAGTCACTTGCTGCCAAACTTGAAGAACTCAAACTGTCTTTGCTTGAAAGAGAGAAGAATCTTGAAACAGCGCAAGCTATTTTTCACGATTTTCAGCTGCAGGTTCAAAAGAAGGAGAGCGAGATACAGCGCCTTGGATTTGAGGTAGAGCAGGCTCAGCGCCAAGAGATCATGCAAGACAGTCTTCGCAGCGACCTGTTAAAGAAACAAAAGGATTACGAGGCTTCTAAGGCGCAACTTTACCAAACCTTGTCAGAAACGACGGAGATTCTTGAGGGCGCCAATGCTCGATTTGATGCGATTAAGTTAGAGGTAGAAGAAGCAGAGAGCAAAACCCAAGAGCTGGACGATGACCTCACAACTAAGCGCCGTGAACTCATGACATTGGGGCAAGGTGAAACGCAGTTTAAACTTCAAATCGAAAACGCAAATGAAAAAATACAAGAGCTTGAGCAAAGACTCAGGGACGCCGCCGGAGTTGCAGGAGAGATCGATCAAAAGCTTCAGGTAGCTCAGAATCGAAAGAATGAGCTGATAACCCAAAACAGCACTCAAGTTTCTAGTTTAGCTGAAGTCAATGTAGATAGAGAGGCAAAGAGCTCACAAAAGCTCGATAAAGAACTCGACATTGAACAAAGTGAACGTGAGCTAACTGCCATGCGATCACAGTTAACGGAAGTTGCTGGTAAGCTTTATGGTTTAGAAAATCTTCAACAAGGATTTGAAGGCTTTGAAGAAGGCGTAAAGGCGCTCTTGTTGTGGAGACGCTCTGAAATAGAAAAACACCCCGATGGCGGGCTCTCTTCATTTCGGCCGGTAACAGAAATCATAGAAGTGCCCGAAAATCTTGAGTTGGCTATGGAAGCAGCCCTTGGCACACGAATTCAAAGTGTTATCACAACCGATTCAGCAGATTTAAAGAATGCCGTCGGTTTCTTAAAAAACCAGCAATCAGGTAGAGGATTATTTGCTTCAAAAGAGTGGATGAGTGAACGCGGCCATACTTTGGCGGCACAAAGCGATGAGCTTTGGCAAAAGGCGACGGCAGAAGATGGTGACCTTTCAAAGGGTCTACGATTAGTTGATTCCGTAAAAGCGAATCAAGAATATGCTCCGCTGATCAAAAGTTGGCTGGGGCGAGTTGTTGTCGTTGACACTCTTGAAGAAGCGCTTGAAGGCAGCAAAAAGCACGCCGAGTTCACGTATGTGACTTTCGATGGCGATGTTGTTGAAGCTAGCGGAGTTGTCATCGGCGGAGCGAAAGAAGCTGCTGATTCGGGAGCGCTTAAGCGAAAACGCGAAGTGCGAGAGCTATCTCTGAAGAAGCAAGAGCTATCTGCTAAAGCGGCTCTGATAGAAGAAGTTATTCGAAAACAAAAAGAAGAGCTCTCCACTCTCAGCACAGAGATGGAAGTTTTGAGTGATAAGAAGCGAAAGCTTGAGATTGAGGTTGAGCACGGCGGGCGCGAAATTGAGCGAGCCAATATCGAGATCGACCAAGTAACTAGAGCGGTTGAGCGACAAGCAAAAGAGGTCACACAGCTTACTGAGCAAGTGAACTCCACTCAAGCCAAGATCGCAGACTGGCAGCAGAGGCTTGCGGAGATTCTAGCCCGAAAGGTTGAACTTGAAACACACTGCCAGAGTCTTGAGGTCGAGTATCTCTCTGAAAGAGATCGACTTGATGAGCTGAAGGACAAGTCAACAAATGCCCAAGTAGAGTTTGTAGAAAAGAAAGAGCGAAATGATGCCGCTAAACGCCAGCTTGAAACGGTTGAACGGGATTTGAGTGAAGTCACTGAGCGACTCGGTAGCATGATTGAGCAGAGTGAGAAGAACCGTGAGTCAGCGACGGATCATGAGATTGCTCTTCGAGAAACTCGAACTTTGCTGCATCAGCTTATTGATGAGGCGCAGGCTCAGCAGTTAAGAGTGAGTTCTTTAAAGAATGACTTCGAAACCCTCTCTTCAGAAATCCGCTCTAAAGATAGTGAGCTCAGTCAGCTGCGAAGTTCTCATTCGGAGTGGTTAACTCGTCTCAACGATTCCAAATTCAAAGCCGAGCAAGCCAGAATGAATCTTGCAAACATTCGTGAGCAGATTCTAGAAAAGTATGTGCTTGAGCTTGAGCAAATCGAAGCGCAGTACTGCATCGACGAATCAGAGACACTGGATTTATTAAAAGAGAAACTAGAGGAGCTCAAAGACCGCGCACGCAAGATGGGCGAGGTAAATCTTTCTTCGATTACAGAGTATGAAGAGGTTTCTGCGCGATATGAGTTTTTAATAAAACAGCAGCAAGATTTGAATGATGCAAAAGAGCAGCTTCGCAAGGTTATTGACCGAATCAACCGAATTTGCTCAAGAAGATTTAAAGAAACATTTGAGGCTGTGAATGAGAGATTTCAACGCGTGTTTCCAGTTCTTTTTGGTGGCGGTGAGGCCCAATTAATACTTATTGAGAACGAAGTAAGCGGCGAAATGGGCATAGATATCATAGCGAAACCTCCGGGCAAGAAACCACAAAGTGTGACGCTCTTGAGCGGTGGCGAAAAAGCACTCACAGCGGTTTCTTTGATTTTCTCGATCTTTCTTGTTAAGCCTTCTCCTTTTTGTTTGCTTGACGAGGTGGATGCACCGCTAGATGATGCGAACGTTTATCGCTTTGGTGATCTTGTGAGAGAGATGGCCAAGAGAAGCCAAATTATTGTGATCACGCATAATAAGCACACTATGGAGATTAACGAGAAACTCTACGGTGTGACTCAAGAGGAACGTGGGGTTTCTAAGATGGTCTCCGTTTCTTTGCAGCAGGCCCAAGAAGTCATCGCATAA
- a CDS encoding pyruvate, phosphate dikinase: MELDLSEQIKSPVKANKNIYRFGGGRADGTAKMKNLLGGKGANLAEMAGLGIPVPPGFTITTEICTEFLNLGRLPDHIKNEVKSSVSEVEKIVGKSFASTVNPLLLSVRSGARASMPGMMDTILNLGLNASTVEALASATNNPRFAWDSYRRFVQMYANVVMGYSSSHLEIHLEDLKHLKGVELDSELSVDDLKTLVSKYLSDIAMNTAQKFPEDPWDQLWGAIEAVFKSWQTPRAKTYRKLHDIPDTWGTAVNVQAMVFGNMGETSATGVAFTRNPSTGEKALYGEFLINAQGEDVVAGLRTPNPLSGAVSHSMESQLPAAFQEFVDIANKLETHYRDMQDLEFTIENSRLWMLQTRTGKRTAQASLRIACELLDEGIISEKEALLRIDPGSLDQLLHPTLDPKATKKLLAKGLPASPGAASGPIVFTSESAEEYEIHHGKKPILVRVETSPEDIGGMVAAAGILTSRGGMTSHAAVVARGMGKCCVAGCSDILIDERQKTLIVKGHKFTEFDVITLDGSTGEVFMGSVQTVEPLLSEHFDRVMKMADGARRMSVRANADTPKDAKVARDFGASGIGLCRTEHMFFDPERIDVVRQMILSETTDERIEALEKLLPMQEADFYEIFKVMDGLPVTIRLLDPPLHEFLPQSEKEAMELAERLQVKPEVLRNKVQQLHEFNPMLGHRGCRLAVTFPEIYEMQVRAIARAAIRNVKEGRTLSPEIMIPLILSSKELQIIRELVDAQMTQEMNQSGVKFEYLVGTMIELPRAALVADKIAEFADFFSFGTNDLTQTTLGISRDDVGRFLNSYLEKGLFEKDPFSSIDQGGVGQLVEIGFKRGRQTKNQLKVGVCGEHGGDPASIAFFEKVGLDYVSCSPFRVPIARIAAARATLK; encoded by the coding sequence ATGGAGTTGGACTTGAGCGAGCAAATCAAATCACCCGTTAAAGCAAACAAGAATATCTATCGTTTTGGTGGTGGCCGAGCTGATGGCACAGCAAAAATGAAAAATCTATTGGGCGGTAAAGGGGCCAATCTTGCAGAGATGGCCGGTCTTGGTATTCCTGTTCCGCCCGGCTTTACAATTACAACCGAAATCTGCACCGAGTTTCTAAATCTAGGGAGACTTCCTGATCACATTAAAAATGAAGTGAAGTCGTCAGTGAGCGAAGTTGAAAAAATCGTAGGTAAGTCGTTTGCGTCTACTGTAAATCCGCTTCTGCTAAGTGTGCGCTCCGGGGCCCGAGCAAGTATGCCGGGTATGATGGACACGATTTTAAACTTGGGGCTTAACGCCTCTACCGTAGAAGCGCTCGCCAGCGCGACGAACAATCCGCGATTCGCTTGGGACTCGTATCGGCGCTTTGTTCAAATGTATGCGAATGTTGTTATGGGGTATTCGTCTAGCCACTTAGAAATTCATTTGGAAGATCTGAAACACCTCAAAGGCGTCGAATTAGATAGTGAGCTTTCAGTCGATGATCTAAAAACTCTGGTTTCAAAGTACTTAAGTGATATTGCCATGAATACAGCCCAAAAATTCCCTGAAGATCCATGGGACCAGCTATGGGGCGCGATAGAAGCGGTCTTTAAAAGTTGGCAGACTCCGCGGGCGAAAACCTATAGAAAGCTTCATGATATCCCTGACACATGGGGCACTGCTGTCAACGTGCAGGCAATGGTTTTTGGAAACATGGGCGAGACTTCGGCCACAGGAGTTGCCTTCACAAGAAATCCATCGACAGGAGAAAAGGCCCTTTACGGAGAATTTCTTATCAATGCACAGGGCGAAGATGTAGTTGCCGGCCTTAGAACTCCAAACCCGCTTTCTGGAGCCGTCTCTCACTCAATGGAGTCTCAGCTTCCTGCGGCCTTTCAAGAATTTGTTGATATCGCCAATAAACTCGAGACTCATTACCGCGATATGCAAGACTTGGAGTTTACAATTGAGAACTCGCGTCTTTGGATGCTGCAAACGCGAACAGGCAAAAGAACAGCCCAGGCCTCTTTAAGAATTGCTTGCGAACTTCTGGATGAAGGAATTATTTCCGAGAAAGAAGCTCTTTTGCGAATAGATCCAGGGAGTTTAGATCAACTTTTGCACCCAACGCTCGACCCGAAGGCGACAAAAAAATTACTTGCGAAAGGTCTTCCTGCTAGCCCCGGAGCTGCTAGCGGACCAATTGTGTTTACAAGTGAAAGCGCAGAAGAATACGAGATTCACCATGGTAAGAAACCCATCCTCGTGCGTGTTGAAACTTCGCCAGAAGATATTGGCGGAATGGTTGCTGCAGCCGGCATATTGACAAGCCGAGGAGGGATGACCTCCCACGCGGCAGTTGTCGCGCGTGGCATGGGCAAATGCTGCGTGGCTGGTTGTTCAGACATTCTTATTGATGAGAGGCAAAAAACTCTCATCGTAAAAGGTCACAAGTTTACTGAGTTTGACGTGATCACACTTGATGGTTCTACCGGAGAAGTCTTTATGGGTTCTGTTCAAACCGTTGAGCCGCTGTTGAGCGAACACTTTGATCGCGTTATGAAGATGGCTGACGGTGCGCGAAGAATGTCGGTAAGAGCAAATGCTGATACTCCTAAGGATGCAAAAGTTGCGAGAGATTTTGGCGCGAGTGGAATAGGGCTTTGCCGTACGGAGCACATGTTCTTTGATCCGGAGCGTATCGATGTTGTTCGGCAGATGATACTTTCAGAAACAACCGACGAGAGAATAGAGGCTCTTGAAAAGCTACTTCCTATGCAAGAGGCAGATTTTTACGAGATTTTTAAGGTCATGGACGGTTTACCGGTCACGATACGTTTGCTAGATCCGCCGCTTCATGAGTTTTTGCCTCAATCTGAAAAAGAAGCAATGGAGCTTGCAGAGAGACTTCAAGTAAAACCCGAAGTACTTCGCAATAAGGTGCAGCAGCTTCATGAGTTCAATCCGATGTTGGGGCACCGCGGGTGTCGCCTTGCTGTGACTTTTCCTGAGATTTATGAAATGCAGGTAAGAGCCATCGCGCGCGCAGCAATAAGAAACGTCAAAGAGGGGCGCACACTCAGCCCTGAAATTATGATTCCTTTGATATTAAGCTCCAAAGAGCTTCAGATTATTCGTGAGCTCGTGGACGCTCAGATGACTCAAGAAATGAACCAAAGCGGAGTAAAATTTGAATATCTCGTCGGAACGATGATTGAGCTTCCGAGAGCAGCACTTGTCGCTGATAAAATTGCTGAGTTCGCAGACTTTTTTAGTTTTGGAACGAATGATTTAACCCAAACTACATTAGGCATCTCGAGAGACGATGTGGGGCGGTTTTTGAACTCCTATCTTGAAAAGGGGCTTTTTGAAAAGGATCCTTTTTCGAGTATTGATCAGGGCGGCGTTGGCCAACTTGTCGAGATCGGATTCAAACGGGGGCGCCAAACGAAAAATCAGCTTAAGGTCGGAGTTTGCGGCGAACACGGGGGAGATCCGGCAAGTATCGCATTCTTTGAAAAAGTGGGGTTGGATTACGTCTCGTGCTCGCCATTTCGTGTGCCGATAGCTCGTATAGCAGCGGCCCGCGCCACGCTTAAGTGA